The genomic DNA TGTTTTAGTCTTGgcgctgaagcttgtaacttcATGCAACCCAGAACAATAAAACTCAAGAATCCTCCTCCAGTTGCCCCAAAACCAACCATTAATCCAACCTGGATGAGGAGGAGTCCCTCCAGCGAACCCTATATTCCTCCAAGAAGTCCGATTTCACAACCGTCTCACAGTCCTGGGGGGTATCATAGCCAGCATTACTTGCAGCAGCAAGACTGGGCTCAGTCTCAACAGATGGCCAACCGTTGGACACCAGATCAAACTCAGGCAACACTTCAAACACCTGCCAATGCCTGGACTCCGGTCAACTCCTCTTCTCAGCTTCATCCTCAGCCAACCACAAATAGCTGGAGTCAACAGACGTCACGATCCCCTGTGAGTATGCAGAACCGCAGTCCTACTTACAGCCCAAACTACCCACCTTCACCCTCAAGGAATAAGTTAGACAGTGCTCCAAACTCGGTTGCCTCTTACCCACAACAAGCAGGGAAGTCATATCCATCAAAAGCACCACAAGTTTCTTCAAAGGGACATGGCTCAGACAGAGGTATTAATCGGGCTGGTGATGGCTCAACTATGGCGGGAAAAGGTGCAGAATTGTTTGCCAAAAGACAGTCCCGTATGGAGAAGTTTGTTGTCGATGCTGAAACAGTGCAAGCTAACAAACCAAGATCCCCCTCCCCAAGCTCATCCCTCCCTAACTCTTGGAGATATTCATCCAATATTCGTGCCCCACCTCCTTTAGCGTACAATCCCCTTCTTGCTCCTTTCTACCCCCCATCAGCTGCCAAGCAACCCCCCTCCACAGGCCCCAAAATCAAGACCAAAGAGAAACCTAAATCAGCCCCCAAGCACCTCAACAGCTTAGATATAATGAAACATCAACCTTATCAGTTGGACTCGTCACTATTCAAGTATGATGCAACGCCTGAGGCCAAAAGCCCCAGCCCCAAACCTACTCCAGCGTCAAAGTTTGAGATTAACAAAAGCCGTAGAAATAGAtctgtctcctctgtttctccttATAACACCTCTGAGCTTACTGTTCAAAGCAATGCAGAGGCCTCTGCTAAGTCTCCTGGATCGGTAAGTCCCCAACATTCTTCCGCCCAAAACACGAGATCAGCTGAGCCTCTTGCAACTGACAAGCACTTGGATGAAAAGCACACTGTCGTACCTGCAGCCCATCACATAACTGGCAAGCAAGCACTGAGCGCCCGAACCGCAAGCACTTCCTCCAAGAAGTCATCTATTGCTGACAGCATAGCTTCAGCTTTCTCTCCTGCATCTCTTATTGCTAGAGGCGCACGTCAGATGGCTCCTCGGCCAAAATTTTCTGCTAAGAAGCCAGTGGTGATGGGAAAACAGTGGAAACCTGTTGCTATGACTCATTAGATCTAAAACTGTATATGGCCATGCTTTGGTGTAGTCTGAGACAATAATTACATAATTACACCTGCAACTTGGTAGCATCTAAAATGTCTTAACAGGTGAAAATACATAGACTTTTGCACTAAATGTAGGCCTCATTCTAAATTATCGACAGCATGCAGTTATAAAGACGAATCTAGCTGACAGTGTTGTCAGGAAAACAGTTGAATGTACAGCAGAGCTATTTTAAAATTGTGGTCAATCATGAAACGGAACATAAACTAATATAAATAATTATCTTAGCACATTAAATCATCTCCCTAAAGCTCAAGAGGTGCATGTGGACTTAAGAAAGGAAAAGTGAGACAAACTAATGTTGCGTGATTCTCAGGAAGTGCTATTATATGTGTAATATTGTGTGCAGAGAGGCTTGTTCAGCCAGTCTTCTCtggtgtttagtttttttctgttgtaagAAATAAGAttacatgcatttttatgtaGCAGTAGTAACCACTGAACCCCAAATAGCACAAATCAACATTTAtcaatacatttatttgttaCATTCAAATTGTTCATGATTCAGTCCTTTGGGACAACAGTAACTCACTCGCACAATTATATTTACAgagtatttttaataatttagtgTGTTTGGGGAAAGACTGTCTACACACTTCTTTTGGGTGCGTATGATTTTCAATTCCTTCAGTCTCATTCCAGACTTTGATGGTATCACAACAGCTAAAAGCATTAATGTCGGTTGTGATCATAAACCCtgatgactttaaaatgttttttttttctttttttatgtggacatatTTTCTGCATCCCTCAGTTATGGCCAGTTATTCAACTATCAGTAAAGTCATCAGATATCTGTATTCTCATCCTCAATGGGCAAAATATCACAGAGATTTGAATGTTCTGTTACTGGTTCAGCAACTCAAAGTGGAAATAGGAAAACCactgtcttttgtgtctctatgtctTTGTCTTTCTGACATATCACTGTTTGCACTTCTTGTTCTTAGCACAATCATGCTATTAAATTTCTCTTTCCTCCTACTTGTGTACTTCCTGTGTGTCTCATGAGCTTTTTATTACCTTTTCCTGAACAACTATTCCTTTGATTTCCTCCCTTCTCACTCTTTCACACAGATTTTGCTCATATTTGCTTTGCCTTCAGCAATTATGGcttaaattttcaaattttgactgtgtggatgtgtatgtttgtgttctcttcagctgtatTCCTCAATGAGAACAGTTTGGAACTATGATCTCGGCCCTCAAACACTTTTCTGCACACTTCAGTAGGAAGGTGCTAATATTCTCTTGATAAAACCAGCCTAAAGCAGAATTTGTGTACTGTTATTCTAGTTTCTAACCAGCAAGTCAGAACCTTCcatcatttaatgtttttatgaacacattttttttcccaaatacaTCTAAAAACAAGCCAGATTACTCTTAAGATGTGAGTATTTTAAATAGTAATACTCAAAACTCACTAGTGCAAATCCACAACTAGCACAACCATAGCAAACATGCAACCATATACTAACTATATTAAAACTAAGATTCAAATATACAATgatctaaaaacattttttgtgaatattttatgtTCCCTTGTTTCTGCTGGGAAATGATTTAACTTGCTAGTTAACCTGCTGGTTATCGGTCTATATGGTCATGTAAGCATTCGATTCGAGCATGCAGCATTGTCCCAGTacactttacatttaaaaggaaCAAGCACACTTTGTTGCATCTGTCAGAGTGAGACAAACATCTTTACTGGTCTCATTCCAACACATAATTTCCAGCATTGCTCTGCCTGCCATCAGCCTGACCAGAGAactaaacagtaataaaaaaacaccattgcAGTGACGGTATCTGTGGCCTTTACAAAGTCACCCTCAACAGAAATACTTGTTCAAAGCCCAACATCAATTCTATTTTAGGCTGAATTTTCCCTGTTACAGAGACGAAACTAAGTTAGCAGAGAATTAGTTCCAAGCGAACTCTCATCGTCTTTTAAATCACAGTATACTTGTTTTAAGGTACTTGAACCAACAACAGGTAAGTGATGAAATTCATTTTTACTATTCGTTAATTCTGCAAAAGCTGATGCGTAACTCTAGCACATTAGGTTTtacacatatatttattttatatagacATTTTAATGGGATCTAAAGAAAGACTGAAGTCTTAAGATGCAAAAAATGGGTTTATTTCACATGCAAGAAGTGACACAGTgtgaaagcaacattttttacaCTGTCTCCTTTGTTGCACATGAATGAGTGTGATGTATTTTGCATTCTTCTGTTAATTTCAAACAGAATATGAATAAACTATGAAGCCAGATGGTGGCAGCAAAGTCTGCAACGCTACTCTCACACCAGTcaataaatactgtacatgCTTTTCTTCCAGAGATTTGGTAGAAGCCGTTCCTTGAGCCTCCCCCAGCGACTGAATTCAATGCCTCCTGGACTCCTGTCGCCCGTGAGCCCGTTAGGAATCCAGCCATCTCTCTTACCTACACAGAGGCGAACATCCTTTCAAGAAAAAGTCTTCAAGCCACCGTCACCGTGGGAGGCGGCGTCGAGGAGCCCCATTGGCTCGGTGGATGAGGCCTTTCTGTTTCAGAGCCTCCCGTCATCTGTTGCTTCTAATGTCAAAGCTGCAGGGCACCGCAGATCTCTGCCAGAGCCTCCAGATGAATGGAAACGCAGGGTGTCTCTTGATCCTGCAGCTGTCAGTAAGAGTCATTATCATCACACAGCTCCAGTTTTTCAGGCCCCGTCCATGAGCAGGACATTTTCACCTGAGAAACCAGCCTTCTATGGGCCTCCCTTCAGACCTGCTCAGCCTCTCAGGCCTGCCAGCAGGGCCAGCATTGGATTCATGGCACAAGGCTCCAGTCCAGCAAAGTATTCTCCCTTGTATAGTGCAGTGCAGCGCAGTTAATACCACTGAGATGAAGTCAGACAAACATTAGATAGAGACAAatgtatgtttattttaacatttatgcTACATACTGTAGATGGTCACAGAAAGtatattgaaaatgaaaaacaaaaaagtgaattgGCTCAAAGTGATGGATTATTTTCACTTGGGATTGAGGTGTGTTGGTTAAAgatttggacatgtttttgacactttattaCGTGTGTTTTGAATTTATGATGGGAGTGCTGTTCATGGCATGAGTGGGCACTTGGTTTAAAGAGCAGAACAACTTAACGTAGCTATTGTGTGAGATGTTTTCTCTGCTTTGATGGGAGGTTTTACGATGGTGTCTAAATTTGGACAAAGCAGACCATCGCAGTGACGATTTAAGACAGTCTGTAATTAGCATATGTTACGTCAGTTAAAGTGAACGTGCTGCAGATGAGAGAAATTTGACCTGAGGATTAGTGTTGCTCACTGAAAAATGCTGTTCATAAAAGATGGCAGACAAGCcactttatttatcttttttctttaaaaattattgTCACTTCAGGATATTCTGGTTGATGTTCAGCACATTCTTGCATGTGTAGACAGTAATAGCCAGTACAGATCTCACTCATCCAGTATTGATCTGTCTTTCTTTCACTACTATTGCAGTAGCAATAGCAAGTATacttacaaaataataataataatctgtagTGCTTTCTATCGATGGCAACTTACAAACATCTTATTACTGTGCCTTTTCAGGAAACTAGCAAACTTGCAATGAGTGTTACATCTTTACAATGATTTTATTGCAACTGATGAACTATATGGGAGATTTCTACATGAACacaattttgttgttgttgttattaataTGACTTTTATTAAGTTTGATAAAACACTGTGTGGTGTTAAAGTATAAACAGACTCAGTTTCCGTCTTCCATATGACTTGTGTAACCGTGTTTCCTGACAGGAAGAAAAGGGGGCTTTCACCCTGTATAATTGTCTTGGTTAAATGTTTTTGGGTttcttttgcactttttaaacacaaactaaaaaaataaaatacatgaaaatgctttaagatttatgtatgttatttatttatcttttggCTTCCATCCTTATTTCAGCcacatgtatttttaaaaacaataatattctctctcactctttgttacatttcttcattcttcatttataaatatatacattacagaaataataatacattcacTTTATGCTGATTTAGTACACTAAAATGAAAGGTATGATAAATATTAGGATTATATTGTAAGCATCAGCTTTACATCTACGTAGGAACTTCTGTCAGGCCAAACCATTACAATTACTTTTAGTTGCTTTGATTCAATGATTCTTTCAGcttttattcataaaaacatTGAGGTAGAGGTCTTGTTTACAATATGGTTGGGAGAAAAATTAACAGAATATGCATGTACACAAGCAAGAAACTTTGAtgaaaaatggcaataaaaatattaaaaccacaaattaGTAAAGAAATAACATTATTAGGAATAATTACAGCTATGAAGACGTAAGACAAATGAATcagctaaaacaacaacagctggaAGCGAGATAAGATGAAACTGAAAACGAGGCAAACCTTAGACTGTTCTTTGTGTTCTTTCCATAGACTGGATATAAAGATGAAGGAATGTTGTCCATAGGTTTTctgaacagcagtttttaaGCTCAGTGTGGTAACTCAGGCCATCGCATCTTAATTATGTACAACTTTAAACCATCATAAAATTCAAATGGGTAAATTTGTTAAACAATTAACAGtaagttattgatgatcagaaatcacggcaccatagaatgtggccattgaATGTAgatatacccacaaacaaaattaccttgcactgagcacaggcgtgtgtaaACATGTTCATTTCAGTTGTAAAGTTAGGTATTTTAGcatgggggtctatggggattgtctttttaaaggtcgcctcaagtggacatttgaagAATTGCAGTTTTGGCATTTCCACATCGGCTTCATTTTGCAGCTTGGCTTTTCCAGGTTGCAATTGAACAGCAAGTAAAACCGAATTTCCAAAGCTGCAGTGTATTCCAACCATCTCAGTGTGTTAAATAGGAGAGTGCATTAGTAATGTAAGGGTATAAGTAACTATAAAACCGAGAGTCTATCATGCCTCGCAGACTTTACACGGAATGAAATGCTCACTATGTCTGAAGCATTTTAACTGTCACAATAATGAAATACTGTATATCACTTCACAAGTATTTGGCAAAGCACCATCACCCCTTTGACCCCTGTCGTTTATCTGTTTATCATTATCTAAAGTCAGTAATTGCAGATAATAACAGGAACTGAACTTGAATCATGTTAAGAACCAAGAGGTGTCCAGTATTAACCAGCCGCCCGATTCGAAGACACATTTCCTCAGAGGTTAACGCTCAGGAGCCGTGTTGACTTTGAGGATTCAGAAACAAGGAAAGGAACATTTCTTGGCGGGGGGGATCCTTTCCCTGAGCAACATCAGTGgacatgtgtctgtctgtgctgtttATCCTCTgtaccctctctctctctctcgctctctctctctttctctggtAGCTATCCTAGCCCCATGGTGTTTGAGAGTGGTTTTGAGTGTTTGGCAGGTTAAATTTAGCCTATTGATGTAAGCTGCATTCCACTCACAACAGACACAGGGACACACTCACAGTCTGGCTTTAGTGTCCGCGAGTGTGAAGATCAGGGAAGATCAAACCTCCTCTGGGTTGATCCCTGAGCCTCAGTGTCTCCCCCTTCAAGGATACAGCAGGGACACCATCACAGGTATGGACGAGCATCGCCAAGGTGTATTTTATGAATATGTGGTTTGCTTAAGTTGTACTTATGTTGGAACATTCAAGAATTTAACTCTATCTTGACATGATACGTTGGGCTGCATCTAATatctatatattatattatgacCTTACTAATACTTGATTATTCATTAGATATATTTTCTATCTCTTGAATTATACTGCTTTATGTCCatcttaatatatttttttcaaatatcatTCCTTCAAAGTCAACTATGCTAGGACATTATTAAACGAGTTTTGAAGAAGTatttccacctcccagcatcaCATTTTGCATCAGACAACAAAGCAGAACTAAATTTAAATGCTGAAAGCTGTTTTTGGTGTCACGGTtgagcacctttttttttttgatgctgctggacaTTCGTTGTGTCCGGCTACGCATCCAAAACTCAGGACACAAGATTCATCCTTGACCTTTCCACCGGTGATTTATTTTGTGAGAACTTTAAAGGGAGATGCCACTAACATGAACTCACACAGTCAAAAATCAGTGCGGAGATTTAAAAGTTACGTGCGTGTGGTGCCGATGCAAGTACGACGGGGCTTTATGGATTATGCAACACACTGTTATTGTTAAACATGAGGTCTGCAGAGGAtattataaaatgacaaatgctgATGTAGCAGATTTATTTCACAGTGTACTGAGGGGGGAAACTTCATAGACCCAAAAAACATAATATACACTCTAATTGTGAGTTCAGTGTGGGCCTTCTTAGATAGTTGTCATTTTATACTGCTATTAATACAACACTACAGACCCaggatttgtttctgtgtcagATAATGAAAGCTGGCTGTACACTAAACTCAACAAACACCAAACACTGTGTTCAGCTTCACTGTGTCAGCGTATGAGCTAGCACTACATTCATTTCCTATCGGTTCACAGCATTAGGAGTAAAGCTCCTTCTTTATGACCTGGGCAGAACAACTACATCCTGTGTCCTGTATGTGTTTCCAGTCCTCCTGCCAACCTCGCCACAGCCACAATGTCACAATTCTGTACAATGCCAActggagagaggaagaagaatgcAGCAGCTATTTGCCGAGAGGTCCATGGTACCAGCGGTATGATGTTAGAGCTGAGGCTCGGCAGACAAACACACTTGCTGCAGGAGAAAATCCATTCTGATCAGAGTTCAAAATGTCAGAGCTGCTCTCCAGCGTTTGCCATAAATAAGCTAATGGGATGATTTACTACCTCTGGTGACTAATCCTTTGTCGTTGTCCTTTTCAAAAGTCTATTTCTGGGTGGGTGGGAGTGTGGGTGGGAGAGGGGAGGGAAGCTGTGTGGGCCAACTGTGTAGCTGTTTGGGTAGCGTGGTGAAGGTCCGTGACAGCTGTGGTACATTCTGTCTGTATCGCGGATGAGGAAGCATCATGTACATCCAGAACTAATTGTCGAGTACAATGATAACACATTTTCCAGGAAAGGACTCCTAAACGGATATTAGGAATTTAGGGAGCAAATTCTTGGTGTTATCTATGAACTCTTCTCAACTGCCCCCAGCTCTTTGTCATCTCTATTGCCaaacaaattaataattaaatacattaaCATAAGAAAACTGCCACTCAGTAAATCTGAGGCTTGGCTCACAACCCAATGACACTGACATGACACATGAACTCAGTGATGCAGTATGTTGGCATAagtatgtgttttaaaaatgttacctCACAGTTacgtaaaataaaaataatgaactcATAGTATTGGTCTAATATGCATTTTATACTGATTGGGTTGTTTTTATTCCCCTATAATCTTCATCTTTGTTTCTTAACTTTGTTGCACATTAGGGGACATCATGGATCTCGGAAAGAAGCTCAGCACTCCTAAAGACATCATGTTGGAGGAGTTATCACTGCTTTCCAACAGAGGTTCCCGACTTTTCAAAATGCGCCAGAGAAGAtctgaaaaatacacatttgaaaGTAttcaaaatgaagcaaacacGCTGCTGAATGTAagtcaacatgtttttttcctgtcatttagTGAGTCACTCTGTGGAGTTCTGGTATAACTGCTGTCTGTAAGACAATTTGTAAAGCTGTGCTAATCATCAAGTAAAATTATCAGGAAATATGCTCTTTAAAGAAGTGTTACAACACATGGATGATAATGGAGACGTGCGCCTCATGCCTTTTACATCCTGTAGCCAAATCTACTGAGAGGCTGCTCAACCACTTTGCTGAGGAGCTGCTCCCCTGTTATCAGTGTatgctgatgtgtgtgtgcgtgtgtgtgtgtgtgtgtgtgtgtgtgtgtgtgtgtgtgtgtgtgtgtgtgtgtgtgtgtgtgtgtgtgtgtgtgtgtgtgtgtagaagaaGACAACAGCAGTTATAGGCGTGCCACCATTTTGCAGCACAATTGCTATTTTAATCCACATACAAATATACACTAACGTTCAACAAcgaaaagccttttttttttcaatgaagataacattagattaattagtctagacattgttaatgtggtaaatgactattgtagctggaaacagctgatttttaatggaatatctccatagtggtacagaggaacatttccagcaaccatcactcctgtgttctaatgctacattgtgttagttaatggtgttgaaaggctaatggatgattagaaaacccttgtgcaattatgttagcacatgaataaaagtgtgagttttcatggaaaacatgaaattgtctgagtgaccccaaacatttgaatggtagtgtatgtgcaatgtgttttattctgttttgcaGAATGATTTGTTGAATGAAAATGCACACACAGTGGAGATTAAAGTGGACGCACCCACTGATGGAGATGCTGCCAACGCAGACAACATTGTTTCAGGTAATTACGCAGTTAAGTAAGCGATGCTATCAATACTGAATCCAATATGGAACATGATGATTTACTGCATTAGTAAGAATTTtaccaggagaaaacaaccataATCATCAAGTAAACATTAGACATACTATCAATAAAGCGGAAAGTTTAATAAGTAAAAACATCCATTACTTTATTTACATGTCTTCTGTTCTTCATTAAGGTAAAAGTAAGCTGCTGCACAGTCAGACAAGAGCTTTTAATTATGTAATATTGTCATGATAATGACAAGTGGTATCATTGCAGCTGGTCTTAGCTCATTTCCAGAACATATCACTGTGAATCGCATGTCACTGTGATTAATTATTCAACTTAAGCagctttatttgattttattatttcaataGCAAACAGAGCCCGGTGCTTATTCTAAAATGCTTCAGCAGGGCTCCATCCCATGTCGACACATTATATGATGAGCCCATACTTGAACTATGTGCTATTTTAAGGCCTCAGATCGTAATGATGGACAACTCAGTCTGCCTGTGTAAGTGTTCTCTAAGCGCAGTATCTATTCATGATCCTATCCACTTCAAAACTCTAgccttccaaaaaaaaaaaaacactgaagaaaaagcTCAACAAAAGCACACTGTCGGACTATTCAGTTGCAGTGTTAGAATATTTTTCTACAATATGATCTCATGATGGTTATTTCTTTGCTCCTCAACAGATGCGACTGCAGAGAAGTTAAACGCCACAGCTA from Amphiprion ocellaris isolate individual 3 ecotype Okinawa chromosome 4, ASM2253959v1, whole genome shotgun sequence includes the following:
- the myoz2b gene encoding myozenin-2b isoform X1, producing the protein MSQFCTMPTGERKKNAAAICREVHGTSGDIMDLGKKLSTPKDIMLEELSLLSNRGSRLFKMRQRRSEKYTFESIQNEANTLLNNDLLNENAHTVEIKVDAPTDGDAANADNIVSDATAEKLNATAMHKSYHSPWEEAILSDPDLAETVSLRMPAPDPRPELPEYKCFNRVATPYGGFDKAPRGITFKLPEVDLNPPKFPELQEPGVKRPTFNRTAQGWISEGTHLILPTITLEPIKVPESDDL